In Oxalobacteraceae bacterium OTU3CINTB1, the sequence CTGATGCTGGATAACTTCCGTCTATACGGTTACGAACTGGTCATGCCGCCGATGCTCGAGTACGTCGAATCGCTGCTGGCCGGCGCCGGCAAGGACACCGATCTGCGCACCTTCAAGCTGGTCGACCAGATCTCCGGCCGCATGCTGGGCATCCGCGCCGACATGACGACGCAGGTGGCGCGCATCGACGCCCACCTGTTGAACCGCGACTCGGTCACGCGCCTGTGCTACGTCGGCAGCGTGCTGCACACCCGTCCTTCGGGCCTGCACACCACCCGCGAGCCGCTGCAGATCGGCGCCGAGATTTATGGCCACGCCGGCCTGGAAGCGGACGCCGAGATCCTCGAGCTGTCGCTGGCCTCCCTGGCGCTGGCCGGTTTCAACGAGGTGCGGCTGGACCTGGCCCACGCCGGCGTGCTGCGCGTGATCCTCGACGGCGACGCCAACGCGGCCAGGGATGAAGCGGCGCTGTACGCGCTGCTGCGCTCCAAGGACGTGCCGGGCCTGCAGGCGATCACCGCCAGCTACGCGCCGCAGGTGCGCGAGGCTTTGCTGGCGTTGCCGAACCTGTACGGCGACATCGAAGTATTGAAAAAGGCGCGCGAGACGCTGCCCGATTTGCCGGGCATGTCCAAGGCGCTGGCCGAACTGGCCGCGCTGGCCGCGTCCGCGCTGGGCCGCGCCGAAGTGGCGATCGACCTGGCCGACCTGCGCGGCTACCAGTACGAAAGCGGCGCGATGTTCGCGCTGTATGTGCCAGGCTTGCCGAACGCGGTGGCGCGCGGCGGCCGTTACGATCACGTAGGCGAAGCTTTTGGCCGGGCGCGTCCCGCCACCGGCTTCTCGCTCGACCTGCGCGAGCTGGCGCGCCTGCTGCCCACGGCGGAACGCAAGCAGTCGATCCGCGCTCCGTGGGGCAACGCGCCTGAATTGAAAGAAAAAATCGCCGAGCTGCGCAAGTCCGGCGAAGTCGTGATCCAAAGTATGCCGGGTCACAGCAGCGAGCTGGACGAGTTCGAGTGCGACCGCGCTCTGGTACTCGACGATAGTGGTAGCAACTGGATTCTTAAAAACTTAGGTTAGTGTGATGTCAAAGAAAAACGCAAAGAACGTCGTCGTCATCGGTACCCAGTGGGGCGATGAGGGCAAGGGCAAGATCGTCGACTGGTTGACCGATCATGCACAAGGTGTGGTCCGCTTCCAGGGCGGCCACAACGCCGGCCATACGCTGGTCATCGGCGGCGTCAAGACCGCGCTGCAGCTGATCCCGTCGGGCATCATGCGTCCGGGCGTGGCCTGCTACATCGGTAACGGTGTGGTGGTGTCGGTGCCGGACGTGCTGCGCGAAATCGACAAGCTGGAAAAAGTCGGCGTCGAAGTCGCGTCGCGCCTGAAAGTGTCGGACGCCGCTCCCGTGATCCTGCCTTACCACGCCGCGCTGGACCTGGCCCGTGAAGCCGCCCGCGGCGAAGCCAAGATCGGCACCACCGGCAAGGGCATCGGCCCGGCCTACGAAGACAAGGTGGCGCGCCGCGCCATCCGCGTCGCCGACCTGCTGAACGAAAAGCGCTTCGCCGAAAAGCTGGCCGAGAACCTCGACTACCACAACTTCGTGCTGGAGCACTACCTCAAGGCCCCGCGCATCGAATACCAGAAAACCCTGGACGATGCGCTGGCCTACGTGCCGCGCCTGCGCCCGATGGTGACCGACGTTTCAAGCGCGCTGTACGCCGCGCACAAGGCCGGCGCCAACCTGCTGTTCGAAGGCGCGCAAGGCTCGCTGCTGGACGTCGACCACGGCACCTATCCGTTCGTCACCTCGTCGAACTGCGTGGCCGGTAACGCCGCCGCCGGCGCAGGCGTCGGTCCGAACATGCTGCACTACATCATGGGCATCACCAAGGCCTACACCACCCGCGTCGGTTCCGGCCCGTTCCCTTCGGAGCTGCCGACCGATGCCGGCGTTGGCCACCACCTGGCGCAAGTGGGCCACGAGTTCGGCACCGTCACGGGCCGCGCACGTCGCTGCGGCTGGTTCGACGCCGCGCTGCTGCGTCGCTCGGTGCAGATCAACGGCGTCACCGGCATGTGCCTGACCAAGCTGGATGTATTGGACGGCCTGGAAACGCTCAAGCTGTGCACTGGTTACACCATCGACGGCGTGGCCGTCGACATCTTCCCGTCGGGCGCAGAGGAAGCCGCGCGCTGCGTGCCGGTCTACGAAGAAATGCCGGGTTGGACCGAAAGCACCGTCGGCGCGAAATCGCTGGCAGCGCTGCCGGCCACCGCCCGCGCCTACATCAAACGTATCGAAGAGTTGGTCGGCGTGCCGGTCGACATGGTATCGACCGGTCCGGATCGTGAAGAGACGATCGTTCTGCGTCATCCGTTCGAATAATAAGGAATTAATATGAGCGATCCGCAATCGAACGAAAAACACCTGTGGGTGTCCTGGGACGAATACCACCGCCTGATCGAGCGCCTGGCGCTGAAGGTCCATGAATCCGGCTGGAAGTTCGACATGGTCCTGTGCCTGGCGCGCGGCGGCGTGCGTCCGGGCGACGTCTTCTCGCGCATCTTCGACGTGCCGCTGGCGATCCTGTCGACCAGCAGCTACCGCGAAGAAGCGGGCACCGTGCGCGGTGACCTGGACATCGCCAAGTACATGACGATGACCAAGGGCCCGCTCTCCGGCAAGATCCTGCTGGTCGACGACCTGGCTGATTCCGGCGTCACCCTGATCAAGGTGATGAAGCATTTGAAGGACAACTTCGAAGGCGTCACCGATGTGAAATCGGCCGTGATCTGGACCAAGGGCAGCTCGGCCTTCAAGCCGGACTATCAGATGGAGGAACTGCCGCACAATCCGTGGATCCACCAGCCGTTCGAGGACTACGACGGTCTGCGTCCGCATCAACTGGCGGCGTGGATCAAAAAAGGCGAAGCGGCTCAATAAGCTGTTCGACCAAGGGAGCTTCGGCTCCCTTTTTTATTCAATAAAAAAAACATATGACCCAAGACTTCTTCCAGACCTTCATTTTGCTGGTTCTCGTGACCGACCCTTTCGGGAACGTGCCGCTGTTTGCCAGCGTGCTCAATCCGGTGCCGCCGGCGCGCCGTTCGCGCATCGTGATTCGGGAATGCGCGATCGCGTTTGTGCTGCTGTTGATCTTCATGTTCTTCGGCCGCCACTTCCTGGCGGCGCTGCATCTGTCGGAGGTGGCGCTGCGCATCGGCGGCGCGGTGATCCTGCTGCTGATTTCGATCCGCATGATCTTCCCGCATCCGGACGGCGTGTTGGGCCGCACCGATGGCGGCGAGCCGTTCATCGTGCCGTTGGCGATACCCGCGCTGGCAGGTCCGTCGGCGCTGGCCACGGTGCTGCTGTTCTCCAGCGAGAGCACCGGCGAGGTGATGGTGCACGTGGCCGCGCTGGCGGCGGTGGCGGTGGTGTGGCTGCTGGTGTTCCTCAGCGCAGAGAAGCTGCAGAAGGTGCTCGGCCCGCAGGTGATGACGGCGTTCGAACGCCTCATGGGCCTGATCCTGACGGCGATGTCGGTCGAGATGCTGCTAAGTGGGATCCGGGAGTTCGTCAAGACCCTGTGAGTTTTGACGGCGGCCGCCGCGCCGTCGTCAGCGCACAACGATGTCGGGTTTTCCGTAGCCCGGACTTGCTAGTTAAATTTGTCAAATATATAATTCCCATGGGAAATTCTTCGACATTTAACAATTACGCAAGCGGTGCACATCGCGGAAGGCAGGCATATGAAAAACTTGAGTGTGAAAACGCGCATGATGGGCGGCTTCGGCATCCTGTTGGTTTTGCTGATCACCATTTCCATTCTCGGCATCGTGAGCTTGTACAAGCTGAAGGCGAGTCTGACGGAAATCGTTTATGTGAATAGCGTGCAAAGCACGCTCGCCGTGGAGCTTCGCGCCAGCCAGCAGGACCGCTTTATCGCCGTGCGCAATCTGGCGCTGCTCAACGACATGCCCTCGATGCAGCTTGAAGTGGACCGAATCCGCACGCAGGAACTGGCGTATGCCGACGCCTATCAAAAGCTGGGAAAAATCCTCGACGACGACGCCGAAACCACCGCGAAGGAGCGCGCCTTGTTCGCGTCGCTGAAAGACGTCGAGGCGGCGGCGATGCCGCTGTTTAAGCAGGCGACCGAACTCGGACTTGCCAATAAACCGGAGGAGGCGACCGCGCTGCTGATGGGCGAGCTGCGCGCCAAACAACGCAATTGGACGGCCGTGCTGACCGAGCTGCAGGCGCTGGAAGAGCAGGTCAACCGCGACAGCGGCGAGGAGGCTTCCGGTATGGCCGAGGTCTCGAGCAAACTGATTATGGCCATGGCGCTGGCGGCGATCGCGTTTGCGCTGGCCACCGGCGTGTGGGTGGCGCGCAGCATCCTGGGTCAACTGGGCGGCGAACCGTCGCTGGCGCAGGACGTGGCGCGCCAGATCGCCGACGGCAATCTGGAGGTCCACGTGCCGCTGCAAGGCGATAGCGACAGCTTGATGGCGTCGCTCGAATCGATGCGCAAGCAGTTGAACGGCATCGTTTCGGGCATCAAGGCGTCGGCCAATTCGATCGCCGTCGCGGCGGCGGAAATCGCCGAGGGCAATGCCGACCTGTCGCAGCGCACCGAGGAACAGGCGTCGTCGCTGGAGGAAACCGCGTCCAGCATGGAGGAGTTGACGTCGACCGTGAAGCAGAACGCGCGCAACGCGCTTGACGGCGACAACCTGGTGCGCAACGCGTCCGGCATCGCTGTCGCCGGCGGCGAGGTGGTGCAGCGCGTGGTCACCAGCATGAGCGACATCTCGCGCAGCTCGACCAAGATCACCGAGATCATTGCCGTTATCGAGGGCATCGCCTTCCAGACCAACATCCTGGCGCTGAACGCCGCCGTGGAGGCGGCGCGCGCCGGTGAGCAGGGGCGCGGCTTCGCGGTGGTGGCGAGCGAGGTGCGCACGCTGGCGCAGCGCAGCGCCACGGCGGCCAAGGAGATCAAGGATTTGATCCAGGCTTCGGCCGGCTACGTGGCCGACGGCGCCGGTTTGGTGGACGAGGCGGGACGCACGATGGACGATGTGGTCAAGGCGGTGACCACGGTGCAGCACATTATCGGCGAGATCGTCACGGCGTCGAACGAGCAAAGCGCGGGCATCGAACAGGTCAACCAGGCCATCGTCCAGATGGACGCGGTGACCCAGCAAAACGCCGCGCTGGTGGAGCAGGCCACCGCCGCCGCGCAGTCGATGGCCGACCAGGCGCAAAGCCTGCGCGACGCCGTCGCCCGCTTCATCGTGGCCGACGATGGCGCCGGCGTATCGATGTCGGCGCGCCGTCCTGTCAGGCCGTCGCGCGCGGTGCCCGCGCTTGGCATGAGCCGCTAGTTGGAAGTCGAACACCGGCGGGACGGCATCGCGCCGCCCGCTGCCTTCAGCAGCCCGCCGGGCCGATGCGCGCGATGGCAAACTTATAAAAAAGTCTTTACAGTGCGCGGCGAACGCGAGTAGACTTTTCAAAACAGAATGTAACCGGTTACATTTCCATTAAAGTAATCGGTTATATTTTTTGACGCTGATGTAACCGGTTACATTTCCCGAAAGCAGCAAGCATGGCGATAACGATCAAGGACGTGGCGCAGGAGGCCGGCGTGTCGGTGGCGTCGGTGTCGCGCGCGCTCAACGGCCACGCCAGCATCACCGAC encodes:
- a CDS encoding ATP phosphoribosyltransferase regulatory subunit, giving the protein MPNWLLPENIADVLPSEARKIEELRRLMLDNFRLYGYELVMPPMLEYVESLLAGAGKDTDLRTFKLVDQISGRMLGIRADMTTQVARIDAHLLNRDSVTRLCYVGSVLHTRPSGLHTTREPLQIGAEIYGHAGLEADAEILELSLASLALAGFNEVRLDLAHAGVLRVILDGDANAARDEAALYALLRSKDVPGLQAITASYAPQVREALLALPNLYGDIEVLKKARETLPDLPGMSKALAELAALAASALGRAEVAIDLADLRGYQYESGAMFALYVPGLPNAVARGGRYDHVGEAFGRARPATGFSLDLRELARLLPTAERKQSIRAPWGNAPELKEKIAELRKSGEVVIQSMPGHSSELDEFECDRALVLDDSGSNWILKNLG
- a CDS encoding adenylosuccinate synthase, which codes for MSKKNAKNVVVIGTQWGDEGKGKIVDWLTDHAQGVVRFQGGHNAGHTLVIGGVKTALQLIPSGIMRPGVACYIGNGVVVSVPDVLREIDKLEKVGVEVASRLKVSDAAPVILPYHAALDLAREAARGEAKIGTTGKGIGPAYEDKVARRAIRVADLLNEKRFAEKLAENLDYHNFVLEHYLKAPRIEYQKTLDDALAYVPRLRPMVTDVSSALYAAHKAGANLLFEGAQGSLLDVDHGTYPFVTSSNCVAGNAAAGAGVGPNMLHYIMGITKAYTTRVGSGPFPSELPTDAGVGHHLAQVGHEFGTVTGRARRCGWFDAALLRRSVQINGVTGMCLTKLDVLDGLETLKLCTGYTIDGVAVDIFPSGAEEAARCVPVYEEMPGWTESTVGAKSLAALPATARAYIKRIEELVGVPVDMVSTGPDREETIVLRHPFE
- a CDS encoding phosphoribosyltransferase encodes the protein MSDPQSNEKHLWVSWDEYHRLIERLALKVHESGWKFDMVLCLARGGVRPGDVFSRIFDVPLAILSTSSYREEAGTVRGDLDIAKYMTMTKGPLSGKILLVDDLADSGVTLIKVMKHLKDNFEGVTDVKSAVIWTKGSSAFKPDYQMEELPHNPWIHQPFEDYDGLRPHQLAAWIKKGEAAQ
- a CDS encoding MarC family protein, with the protein product MTQDFFQTFILLVLVTDPFGNVPLFASVLNPVPPARRSRIVIRECAIAFVLLLIFMFFGRHFLAALHLSEVALRIGGAVILLLISIRMIFPHPDGVLGRTDGGEPFIVPLAIPALAGPSALATVLLFSSESTGEVMVHVAALAAVAVVWLLVFLSAEKLQKVLGPQVMTAFERLMGLILTAMSVEMLLSGIREFVKTL